In Rhodanobacter humi, the following are encoded in one genomic region:
- a CDS encoding flavin reductase, whose product MWKDWVRPFVRPLPQWSVVAVTPPQRAVVASLRWGKAAADVTTDHTVASLRPLTIATSLDAGPHPVLEYRDRTSGRLLGKLQLLRTATVSAEGSTLALYHVAAGGHRCLAWPLRPWNTWLQNRLMRNGNASPHSLMAPMATQQLMIAYLCPRPVVLVSVDAPGHHNLFPMDLIGPLGRSGLFTLALRSTNVSVPTMREQRRIALSCMPAAMKDAVYALSVHHKQPLADWTALPFPVRRSRTFGIPAVAAALRIRELDIVHSEEVGSHTLFVGRIVSEETLTQDAQLHHTAGFHQAWRRRRGMPFSEARSA is encoded by the coding sequence ATGTGGAAGGACTGGGTCAGGCCATTCGTCCGTCCGCTGCCGCAATGGTCGGTGGTCGCCGTCACGCCACCACAGCGGGCGGTTGTCGCCAGCTTGCGCTGGGGCAAGGCCGCCGCGGATGTCACCACCGACCACACTGTGGCATCGCTACGGCCGCTCACCATCGCGACCAGCCTGGACGCCGGCCCGCACCCCGTTCTCGAGTACCGCGACCGCACCAGCGGCCGGCTGCTCGGGAAATTGCAACTGCTGCGCACAGCAACGGTCAGCGCCGAAGGCAGCACGCTCGCCCTCTACCACGTCGCAGCCGGCGGGCATCGCTGCCTGGCCTGGCCGCTGCGTCCGTGGAACACCTGGCTGCAGAACCGCCTGATGCGCAACGGCAACGCGTCGCCCCACTCCCTCATGGCGCCGATGGCAACCCAGCAGCTGATGATCGCCTACCTGTGCCCGCGGCCGGTCGTGCTCGTCTCCGTCGACGCACCGGGCCACCACAACCTCTTCCCGATGGACCTGATCGGCCCGCTGGGGCGCAGCGGGCTGTTCACACTCGCTCTGCGCAGCACCAATGTTTCCGTGCCGACGATGCGTGAGCAGCGCCGGATCGCCCTGTCCTGCATGCCGGCGGCGATGAAGGACGCCGTCTACGCACTCAGCGTGCATCACAAGCAACCGCTCGCGGACTGGACGGCACTGCCCTTCCCGGTCCGACGCTCGCGCACCTTCGGCATACCCGCGGTGGCCGCGGCGCTGCGCATCCGCGAGCTGGACATCGTGCACAGCGAGGAAGTCGGCTCGCACACGCTGTTCGTCGGCCGCATCGTGTCCGAGGAAACCCTGACGCAGGACGCGCAGCTGCACCACACGGCGGGCTTCCACCAGGCCTGGCGCCGCCGGCGCGGCATGCCGTTCTCGGAGGCGCGATCCGCCTGA
- a CDS encoding class I SAM-dependent methyltransferase: MHTGEQYHEFMLASPRDRSVRARFQQLALGLLPAGASVLDFGAGTGIDAKTYAANGHPTFVFEPSEAMRDCLLRHCRDEIERKTVVAVASPLACKVQAVTANFAVFNHFADHAALFEQLSYVVRHGGFVLASLLNPYCLADARYRWWRANLVNLVRRGHYAIASESRIHRFAPRIVARAAAPHFRLERRMPSGLALASQLYMFLLFRRV; this comes from the coding sequence ATGCACACCGGCGAGCAGTACCACGAATTCATGCTGGCCTCGCCGCGGGACCGGAGCGTGCGCGCCAGGTTCCAGCAGCTGGCGCTGGGCCTGCTGCCCGCGGGAGCGTCCGTGCTCGACTTCGGCGCCGGCACCGGCATCGATGCGAAAACCTATGCCGCCAACGGACATCCGACCTTCGTGTTCGAGCCTTCGGAGGCGATGCGCGATTGCCTGCTGCGGCACTGCCGCGACGAGATCGAGCGCAAGACCGTCGTCGCGGTCGCCTCGCCGCTTGCCTGCAAGGTGCAGGCGGTGACGGCGAACTTCGCGGTCTTCAATCACTTCGCGGATCATGCCGCGTTGTTCGAGCAACTGTCGTACGTGGTCCGGCACGGCGGCTTCGTGCTGGCCAGCCTGCTCAACCCCTATTGCCTCGCCGACGCACGCTACCGCTGGTGGCGGGCGAACCTGGTGAACCTCGTGCGCCGCGGCCACTACGCCATCGCCAGCGAAAGCCGCATCCACCGCTTCGCGCCGCGGATCGTGGCGCGGGCGGCGGCGCCGCATTTCCGGCTGGAGCGCCGGATGCCCAGCGGCCTTGCTCTCGCAAGCCAGCTTTACATGTTCCTGCTGTTCCGGAGAGTCTGA
- a CDS encoding nucleotidyltransferase family protein has translation MLPPLAIVRSGLRRTTEALAAELALAQPGSETPAWSELEWALAAAAAVAHGVAPLLDRYSTWDQPAWRHFLADQRTQVEQRHRRIIDLLKRIDAGARAAGFPVVALKGSALHAAGIYAPGERPMADIDLLVRETDAATAGVLLQELGYVASFAQWKHQVFKPAGGQPYAGLGEHRDAPVNIELHTHIRERLPVAAVDITGRIQPSEPHPGLNDYPSCGALMSHLLLHAAGNICGRSLRLMHLNDISLLATRMVARDWNELWGAHGDDAPWWALPPLRLVARYYRHAVPETVLARLERDCPPLLRAVSRRQTLTRVSCSELWLHALAGIEWSRSFGEAARHLARHVRPTDEARKERADMARTQLWLQGQDWVTSPRRRRALAWLVRPVPRMDTLYVVRTALEPRASSASE, from the coding sequence ATGCTGCCGCCGCTCGCCATCGTCAGAAGCGGCCTGCGCCGCACCACCGAGGCGCTCGCCGCCGAGCTGGCACTGGCGCAGCCGGGCAGCGAGACGCCCGCATGGAGCGAACTGGAGTGGGCGCTGGCCGCGGCCGCCGCCGTCGCGCACGGCGTGGCGCCGCTGCTCGACCGGTACTCGACCTGGGACCAGCCGGCGTGGCGGCATTTCCTTGCCGACCAGCGCACGCAGGTCGAGCAGCGCCATCGCCGCATCATCGACCTGCTCAAGCGCATCGACGCCGGTGCCCGTGCCGCCGGCTTTCCCGTCGTCGCGCTGAAGGGCTCGGCGCTGCACGCCGCGGGGATCTACGCGCCGGGCGAGCGGCCGATGGCCGACATCGACCTGCTGGTGCGCGAAACCGACGCCGCGACTGCGGGCGTGCTGCTGCAGGAACTCGGCTACGTGGCCTCGTTCGCGCAGTGGAAGCACCAGGTGTTCAAGCCCGCTGGCGGCCAGCCCTATGCCGGGCTGGGCGAGCACCGCGACGCACCGGTGAACATCGAACTGCACACGCACATCCGGGAGCGGTTGCCGGTGGCCGCCGTCGACATCACCGGGCGCATCCAGCCGAGCGAACCGCATCCGGGGCTGAACGACTACCCCTCGTGCGGCGCGCTGATGAGCCACCTGCTGTTGCACGCGGCGGGCAACATCTGCGGCCGCAGCCTGCGCCTGATGCATCTCAACGACATCTCGCTGCTGGCCACGCGCATGGTCGCGCGCGACTGGAACGAACTGTGGGGCGCCCACGGCGACGACGCGCCGTGGTGGGCGTTGCCGCCGCTGCGGCTGGTCGCGCGCTACTACCGGCATGCGGTGCCCGAGACCGTGCTCGCGCGGCTCGAACGCGATTGCCCGCCCCTGCTGCGCGCGGTCTCGCGGCGTCAGACCCTGACCCGGGTGTCGTGCTCCGAACTGTGGTTGCACGCGCTCGCCGGCATCGAGTGGTCGCGTTCTTTCGGCGAGGCCGCGCGCCATCTTGCGCGCCATGTCCGGCCCACGGACGAAGCCCGCAAGGAACGCGCCGACATGGCGCGCACCCAGCTCTGGCTGCAGGGACAGGACTGGGTCACCTCGCCGCGGCGCCGGCGCGCGCTGGCCTGGCTCGTGCGGCCGGTGCCGCGCATGGACACCTTGTACGTGGTGCGCACGGCGCTGGAGCCGCGCGCCTCATCGGCGAGCGAGTAG
- a CDS encoding B12-binding domain-containing radical SAM protein, which produces MLKILVGHAYYLKYDRKQWERGKPYPPLATIQVAALLRRLGHEVALFDAMLAEGVEDFAASLHGVRPDVVVLYEDNFNFLTKMCLGRMREAACRMIAEARAAGARVIVAGSDASDHPEAFLAAGAEAVLIGEGIAALAELIGRLERAPDIATPAWVASLAGVATQVGGQQQPTRVGALPPDPRLVGHPAWDLIDIERYRAIWHERHGFFSLNMAASRGCPFRCNWCAKPIWGNHYMQRSPQDVAAEMSHLKHAFQPDHIWMADDIFGFRVDWVTEFAEHLRASDGAVPFTIQTRADLISERMAAALAQAGCAEAWLGAESGSQRVLDAMNKGTRVPELIVARERLGRHSIRVGFFIQLGYLGEELADLLATRELVAQAAPDDIGVSVSYPLPGTRFYELVKAQLGRKTHWRDSGDLAMMFRGAYDSEFYRSVRDLLHEQVALQQARAGTPPKRQRAASAALAARWDALIAREHAHRNHDATPPPVPQRIALQLR; this is translated from the coding sequence ATGCTGAAGATCCTGGTCGGCCACGCTTACTACCTGAAGTACGACCGGAAGCAGTGGGAGCGTGGCAAACCGTATCCTCCGCTCGCCACGATCCAGGTGGCCGCCCTGCTGCGGCGGCTGGGACACGAGGTCGCGCTGTTCGACGCGATGCTGGCCGAGGGCGTCGAGGATTTCGCCGCATCGCTGCACGGCGTGCGCCCGGACGTGGTGGTGCTCTACGAGGACAACTTCAACTTCCTGACCAAGATGTGCCTGGGCCGCATGCGCGAGGCGGCGTGTCGCATGATCGCCGAGGCGCGTGCCGCCGGCGCCCGCGTGATCGTCGCCGGCTCCGACGCTTCCGATCACCCGGAGGCCTTTCTCGCGGCGGGCGCGGAGGCGGTGCTGATCGGCGAAGGCATCGCCGCGCTGGCGGAACTGATCGGCCGGCTGGAGCGCGCGCCCGACATCGCCACCCCGGCCTGGGTGGCCAGCCTCGCGGGCGTTGCCACACAGGTGGGCGGACAGCAGCAGCCGACGCGCGTCGGTGCGCTGCCGCCGGATCCGCGCCTGGTGGGCCACCCGGCCTGGGATCTGATCGACATCGAACGCTATCGCGCGATCTGGCACGAACGGCATGGTTTTTTCAGCCTCAACATGGCCGCGTCGCGCGGCTGCCCGTTCCGCTGCAACTGGTGCGCCAAGCCGATCTGGGGCAACCACTACATGCAGCGCAGCCCGCAGGATGTCGCGGCGGAAATGAGCCACCTGAAACATGCCTTCCAGCCCGACCACATCTGGATGGCGGACGACATCTTCGGCTTCCGCGTCGACTGGGTGACGGAGTTCGCCGAACACCTGCGCGCCAGCGACGGCGCGGTGCCGTTCACCATCCAGACCCGCGCCGACCTGATCAGCGAACGCATGGCCGCGGCGCTGGCGCAGGCCGGCTGTGCCGAGGCGTGGCTCGGCGCCGAGAGCGGCAGCCAGCGCGTGCTCGACGCGATGAACAAGGGCACCAGGGTCCCCGAGCTGATCGTGGCGCGCGAACGGCTGGGCCGGCACAGCATCCGCGTGGGCTTCTTCATCCAGCTCGGCTATCTGGGCGAGGAGCTGGCCGACCTGCTGGCCACCCGCGAACTGGTCGCGCAGGCAGCGCCGGACGACATCGGCGTGAGCGTGTCCTATCCCTTGCCGGGGACGCGCTTCTACGAACTGGTGAAGGCCCAGCTCGGCCGCAAGACGCATTGGCGGGACAGCGGCGACCTGGCCATGATGTTCCGCGGCGCCTACGACTCGGAGTTCTACCGCAGCGTGCGCGACCTGCTGCACGAACAGGTCGCGCTGCAGCAGGCCAGGGCCGGCACGCCGCCGAAACGCCAGCGTGCGGCCAGCGCCGCGCTGGCCGCGCGCTGGGATGCGCTGATCGCGCGCGAACACGCGCACCGCAACCACGATGCCACGCCGCCGCCCGTGCCGCAGCGCATCGCCTTGCAGCTGCGCTAG
- a CDS encoding serine kinase — protein MALTISHGVPDADADPFRERSGPAFSVRKQLLGGDFRFDSASAALLQVVEAAYAGLPPHRLPVAAPEFRIELRLLPRQALPRRTEPPPVRMQSGAGLICGVMDASNYVVLAPAQRQALVVASEDMLDQPYHLRYELVEFAVFTLATRELGLVPLHGACMGRQGRGVLLLGASGAGKSTLALHSLLHGLDFLAEDAVFVQPESLLATGVANYLHVQADALRHVDDRTARDWLERSPRIRRRSGVEKFEADLRQSPGQLAATPLALAGAVFVSAEAADDADALLSPLRTGDVAARLRTDQPYASTQPGWDRFEQQLIRRGVHELRRGRHPRDAVAALHALLAGSH, from the coding sequence ATGGCCTTGACGATCTCCCACGGCGTGCCGGATGCGGACGCGGACCCTTTCCGCGAGCGCAGTGGCCCCGCGTTCTCCGTGCGCAAGCAGCTCCTGGGCGGCGACTTCCGCTTCGACAGCGCCAGCGCGGCCTTGCTGCAGGTGGTCGAAGCCGCCTATGCCGGCCTGCCGCCGCATCGTTTGCCAGTGGCCGCGCCGGAGTTCCGCATCGAGCTGCGGCTGCTGCCGCGCCAGGCGTTGCCACGACGCACCGAGCCGCCGCCGGTGCGGATGCAATCCGGCGCCGGCCTGATCTGCGGCGTGATGGACGCGTCGAACTACGTGGTACTGGCGCCCGCGCAGCGGCAGGCCTTGGTGGTGGCTTCGGAGGACATGCTCGACCAGCCCTACCATCTGCGCTACGAACTCGTGGAATTCGCCGTGTTCACCCTGGCGACGCGCGAGCTGGGCCTGGTTCCGCTGCATGGCGCCTGCATGGGTCGACAAGGGCGCGGCGTGCTGCTGCTGGGCGCAAGCGGTGCGGGCAAATCGACGCTGGCCTTGCACAGCCTGCTGCACGGCCTGGATTTTCTCGCCGAGGACGCCGTCTTCGTGCAGCCGGAAAGCCTGCTCGCCACCGGCGTCGCCAACTACCTGCACGTGCAGGCCGACGCGTTGCGCCACGTGGACGACCGTACCGCGCGGGACTGGCTCGAGCGCTCGCCGCGCATCCGTCGGCGCAGCGGCGTGGAGAAGTTCGAGGCCGACCTGCGCCAGAGTCCCGGCCAGCTCGCGGCCACACCGCTGGCATTGGCCGGCGCGGTGTTCGTCTCCGCCGAGGCGGCCGACGATGCGGATGCCTTGCTGAGTCCGCTCCGTACCGGCGACGTCGCCGCCCGCCTGCGCACTGACCAACCCTATGCATCCACGCAGCCCGGTTGGGATCGTTTCGAGCAGCAGCTGATCCGACGCGGCGTGCACGAGTTGCGCCGCGGGCGTCATCCGCGCGACGCCGTCGCCGCGCTGCACGCGCTGCTGGCCGGGTCGCATTGA
- a CDS encoding peroxiredoxin — MKTRLAGSMATAALLALLVALPALAALKPGATAPDFTAEASRAGKDFSFSLKEALKHGPVVVYFYPSAYTGGCDLEAHTFATEKARFDAAGATIIGVSADSIERLNAFSSDPKYCAGKFPVASDPDGKVAASYDLKMTAEQPGINDVRGVAIDHGFISRTTFVIAGDGRIVATLSSETDHLRPDQHVARSLAIVQGMRAGKLPTQ; from the coding sequence ATGAAAACACGTCTTGCGGGATCGATGGCCACCGCTGCGCTGCTGGCGCTGCTGGTGGCGTTGCCGGCGCTTGCCGCGCTCAAGCCCGGTGCCACGGCGCCGGATTTCACGGCCGAAGCCAGTCGCGCCGGCAAGGATTTCAGCTTCTCGCTGAAGGAAGCCCTCAAGCACGGGCCGGTGGTGGTGTACTTCTATCCATCGGCGTACACCGGCGGTTGCGATCTGGAAGCGCACACCTTCGCCACCGAGAAGGCCAGGTTCGACGCGGCCGGCGCCACCATCATCGGCGTGTCCGCCGACAGCATCGAGCGGCTGAATGCCTTCTCGTCCGACCCGAAGTATTGCGCCGGCAAGTTCCCGGTGGCCTCCGATCCCGACGGCAAGGTGGCGGCGTCCTACGACCTCAAGATGACGGCGGAGCAACCGGGCATCAATGACGTGCGCGGCGTGGCGATCGACCATGGCTTCATCTCGCGCACCACTTTCGTGATCGCCGGCGACGGCCGGATCGTCGCCACGCTGTCGTCGGAGACCGACCATCTGCGGCCCGACCAGCACGTGGCGCGGTCGCTGGCCATCGTGCAGGGCATGCGGGCGGGCAAGCTGCCGACGCAGTGA
- a CDS encoding ATP-binding cassette domain-containing protein: MPDEPSLLHVRSLDLLRALLRTLARKDLAETAVYVALSLGAAFAGSVAALLLVPLVQPDHALPFGGALLGAHRSVGAQAAVFAAASGAFALLRWQAARIGARLVGRYGVNLRRRVHARLIDAPLASLADATSAEIANVLTHNVEILVQGFSALQQLLVAGITAAVSLGFAFWVSPPLLLAVPVLAGLGLAASRACGREQALVARRYVADMTQLFWHSEDFPRRLRHVRSFEREDAEKASCSAIAARLGEGYRRQLELVASGRLVLELLATLGIAVLFLLADRWRGVDRAALIAVCLLLGRLLPYLVATRQSFQQLRSTAPAFELWRRYMSLDADRTAAPMTSPRPVIGDGVLRIEWMRLTPPRAGLEVGELVLAPGELTLISGDSGIGKSSLVDVLAGMATPEVFVARLDCRPITFDAYRERVRHGAYVSQNVRPWQRSVRECLRWAAPDATDALLRSALADVGLDRRLADSPHGLDTTLHSASSRLSGGELQRLLLAQVILRQPRLAVLDEATSALDAAAELAVLAALKRRLPQTSLVVVSHRPGVAVLADQCLTIESGFPASMAGSAVLRCTARRQACSA, translated from the coding sequence GTGCCCGACGAACCTTCGCTGCTGCACGTCCGCTCGCTGGACCTGTTGCGCGCGCTGCTGCGTACGCTCGCGCGCAAGGATCTGGCGGAAACCGCCGTGTACGTCGCGTTGTCGCTGGGCGCGGCCTTCGCCGGCAGCGTGGCGGCACTGCTGCTGGTGCCGCTGGTACAGCCCGACCACGCCTTGCCGTTCGGTGGCGCCTTGCTCGGTGCACACCGCAGCGTCGGCGCGCAGGCGGCGGTCTTTGCGGCGGCCAGCGGCGCGTTCGCATTGCTGCGCTGGCAGGCGGCGCGGATCGGCGCACGGCTGGTCGGCCGTTACGGCGTGAACCTGCGCCGTCGGGTGCATGCGCGGCTGATCGACGCGCCACTGGCGTCGCTGGCCGATGCGACGTCCGCGGAAATCGCCAACGTGCTCACCCACAACGTCGAGATCCTCGTGCAGGGCTTCAGCGCGCTGCAGCAGCTGCTGGTGGCCGGCATCACCGCGGCGGTCAGCCTGGGCTTCGCGTTCTGGGTCTCGCCGCCGCTGCTGCTGGCCGTGCCGGTGCTGGCCGGACTCGGGCTGGCCGCCTCGCGCGCCTGCGGCCGTGAGCAGGCGCTGGTCGCGCGCCGCTACGTGGCCGACATGACCCAGCTGTTCTGGCACAGCGAGGATTTTCCGCGACGCCTGCGCCACGTGCGTTCGTTCGAACGCGAAGATGCGGAGAAGGCGAGTTGCAGTGCGATTGCGGCCCGCCTGGGCGAGGGCTATCGCCGTCAGCTGGAACTGGTGGCCTCCGGCAGACTGGTACTCGAACTGCTGGCGACGCTCGGCATCGCGGTGCTCTTCCTGCTGGCCGATCGCTGGCGCGGCGTGGACCGCGCCGCGCTCATCGCCGTGTGCCTGCTGCTCGGGCGCCTGCTGCCTTACCTGGTGGCGACGCGGCAGAGCTTCCAGCAACTGCGTTCGACCGCCCCGGCCTTCGAGCTGTGGCGGCGCTACATGAGCCTGGACGCGGACCGCACGGCTGCGCCCATGACGTCGCCGCGGCCGGTGATCGGTGATGGCGTGTTGCGCATCGAGTGGATGCGGCTGACGCCGCCGCGGGCGGGCCTCGAGGTCGGCGAACTGGTGCTGGCGCCCGGCGAGCTCACGCTGATTTCCGGCGATTCCGGGATCGGCAAGAGCAGCCTGGTCGACGTGCTGGCCGGCATGGCGACGCCCGAGGTCTTCGTGGCGCGACTCGACTGTCGCCCGATAACCTTCGACGCCTATCGCGAACGGGTGCGCCACGGCGCCTACGTCAGCCAGAACGTGCGGCCGTGGCAGCGCTCGGTGCGCGAGTGCCTGCGCTGGGCCGCACCGGACGCCACCGATGCGCTGCTGCGCAGCGCGCTGGCCGACGTCGGCCTCGACCGGCGGCTGGCCGACTCGCCGCACGGACTCGACACTACGCTGCACAGCGCGTCCAGCCGGCTTTCCGGTGGCGAACTGCAGCGGCTGCTGCTGGCCCAGGTGATCCTGCGACAACCGCGCCTGGCGGTGCTGGACGAGGCCACCAGCGCGCTCGACGCCGCCGCCGAGCTGGCCGTCCTCGCCGCGCTGAAGCGCCGCCTGCCGCAGACCAGCCTGGTCGTCGTGTCGCACCGGCCCGGCGTGGCGGTGCTGGCGGATCAATGCCTGACGATAGAAAGCGGCTTCCCGGCGTCAATGGCCGGGAGTGCCGTCTTGCGCTGCACGGCGCGGCGGCAGGCTTGCAGTGCCTGA
- a CDS encoding M20 family metallopeptidase: protein MNTKNANVSNQWFANLSSLLPDLEALYTDIHAHPELSMQETRTADLAASRLRQSGFEVTTGIGHTGVVGLLRNGDGPTVMLRADMDALPVAEATGLPYASKVTAKDKDGHTVPVMHACGHDMHVTWLIGATTLLAQAREHWRGTVMAVFQPAEETGTGAQAMIDDGLFQRFPKPDIVLGQHVMVGVAGTVSGRAGVITSAGDSLQIRLFGRGAHGSMPQASIDPVVMAAATVLRLQTIVSRELAATEAAVVTIGALQAGTKENVIPDEAIIKLNVRTFDEGVRQRVLAAITRIVNAEAAASGAPRPPEITPLDNYAMVVNDADANQKVGDAFRQYFPEERVEKTLPTSASEDFGCFGAQWMVPSVFWFIGGTDPDVYAKAQAAGRLNDLPTNHNPRFAPVIEPTLRTGVETLIVATLAWLSAK, encoded by the coding sequence ATGAACACGAAAAACGCGAATGTTTCCAACCAGTGGTTCGCGAACCTGTCGAGCCTGTTGCCCGACCTTGAAGCGCTGTACACCGACATCCATGCCCATCCGGAATTGTCGATGCAGGAGACGCGCACGGCCGACCTCGCGGCCAGCCGTCTGCGCCAATCCGGCTTCGAGGTGACCACCGGCATCGGCCACACCGGCGTGGTCGGCCTGCTGCGCAACGGCGACGGCCCGACCGTGATGCTGCGCGCCGACATGGACGCGTTGCCGGTCGCGGAGGCAACCGGCCTGCCGTACGCGAGCAAGGTCACCGCGAAAGACAAGGACGGCCACACGGTGCCGGTGATGCATGCCTGCGGCCACGACATGCACGTGACCTGGCTGATCGGCGCAACCACCCTGCTCGCGCAAGCGCGCGAGCACTGGCGCGGCACCGTGATGGCGGTGTTCCAACCCGCCGAGGAAACCGGCACCGGCGCGCAGGCGATGATCGACGACGGGCTGTTCCAGCGCTTCCCGAAGCCCGATATCGTGCTTGGCCAGCACGTGATGGTCGGCGTGGCCGGCACGGTCAGCGGCCGCGCCGGCGTGATCACCTCGGCCGGCGACAGCCTGCAGATCCGTCTGTTCGGCCGCGGCGCACACGGCTCCATGCCGCAGGCGAGCATCGACCCGGTGGTGATGGCCGCAGCGACCGTGCTGCGCCTGCAGACGATCGTCTCGCGCGAACTGGCCGCGACCGAAGCCGCCGTGGTCACGATCGGCGCGCTGCAGGCCGGCACCAAGGAAAACGTGATCCCCGACGAGGCGATCATCAAGCTCAACGTGCGCACCTTCGACGAGGGCGTGCGCCAGCGCGTGCTGGCCGCGATCACGCGCATCGTCAACGCCGAGGCGGCCGCGTCGGGTGCGCCCCGGCCACCGGAAATCACGCCGCTGGATAATTACGCAATGGTGGTCAATGACGCCGACGCGAACCAGAAAGTCGGCGACGCGTTCCGCCAGTACTTCCCTGAAGAACGCGTCGAGAAAACCCTGCCGACCTCGGCGAGCGAGGACTTCGGCTGCTTCGGCGCGCAGTGGATGGTGCCCTCGGTGTTCTGGTTCATCGGCGGCACCGATCCTGATGTCTACGCGAAGGCACAGGCCGCGGGCCGGCTCAACGACCTGCCGACCAACCACAACCCCAGGTTTGCACCGGTCATCGAGCCGACCCTGCGCACCGGCGTCGAAACGCTGATCGTCGCCACACTCGCATGGCTGTCGGCGAAGTAG
- a CDS encoding NADPH-dependent FMN reductase has translation MKTYKVGYFVGSLAKGSINRQLAQALTRLAPPGLELTEISIRDLPLYCYDYDADYPPVARAFKQAIADVDAVLFVTPEYNRSIPGALKNAIDWASRPWGKNSFARKPSAVIGTSPGSIGTAVAQQHLRSVLCFCNSPLMNTLEAYIQFKPGLIGADGSITNNATAEFLSNYMKELHLFVERVLTVLPRES, from the coding sequence ATGAAGACCTACAAAGTCGGCTACTTCGTCGGCAGCCTCGCCAAGGGCTCGATCAACCGCCAGCTGGCCCAGGCGCTCACCCGCCTCGCGCCCCCCGGGCTGGAACTGACGGAGATTTCGATCCGCGACCTGCCGCTGTACTGCTACGACTACGACGCCGACTACCCGCCGGTGGCGCGCGCGTTCAAGCAGGCGATCGCCGACGTGGACGCGGTGCTGTTCGTCACCCCGGAATACAACCGCTCGATCCCCGGCGCGCTGAAGAACGCGATCGACTGGGCCAGCCGCCCGTGGGGCAAGAACTCCTTCGCGCGCAAACCCTCGGCGGTGATCGGCACCTCGCCCGGCTCGATCGGCACCGCGGTGGCCCAACAGCACCTGCGCAGCGTGCTGTGCTTCTGCAACTCGCCGCTGATGAACACGCTGGAGGCGTACATCCAGTTCAAGCCGGGACTGATCGGTGCGGACGGCTCGATCACCAACAATGCCACCGCCGAGTTCCTTTCCAACTACATGAAGGAACTGCACCTGTTCGTCGAGCGCGTACTGACCGTGCTGCCACGCGAGAGTTGA
- a CDS encoding NAD(P)-dependent oxidoreductase, translating into MKVALIGISGRVGSRLLTELLSRGHIVTGIARDTHGVAARPQLQLKNADANQPAQLAPLLAGHDAAISAMKFATSDAAALLAAVKQARVPRLLVVGGAASLEVAPGQALFDAPGFPAAYKPEAEAGRRFLGTLRGEKDLDWTFLSPSAEFVPGERTGTFRLGGDHLLTDANGRSWISMEDYAIAMVDELETPRHSQQRFTVGY; encoded by the coding sequence ATGAAGGTCGCATTGATCGGCATCAGCGGCCGTGTCGGCTCGCGCCTGCTGACCGAGCTGCTCAGCCGTGGCCACATCGTCACAGGCATCGCGCGCGACACCCACGGGGTGGCCGCACGACCGCAATTGCAGCTGAAGAACGCCGACGCCAACCAGCCGGCGCAACTCGCGCCGCTGCTGGCTGGCCACGACGCGGCCATCAGCGCCATGAAATTTGCCACGTCCGATGCGGCGGCGCTGCTCGCCGCGGTGAAGCAGGCTCGCGTGCCGCGGCTGCTGGTGGTCGGCGGCGCGGCCAGCCTGGAGGTGGCTCCCGGCCAGGCACTGTTCGATGCACCGGGCTTTCCGGCGGCATACAAGCCGGAGGCGGAGGCTGGACGCCGCTTCCTCGGCACGCTGCGTGGGGAAAAGGATCTCGACTGGACCTTCCTGTCGCCTTCGGCCGAATTCGTGCCCGGCGAACGCACCGGGACATTCCGCCTTGGCGGCGACCACCTGCTCACCGACGCGAACGGTCGCAGCTGGATCTCGATGGAGGACTACGCGATCGCCATGGTCGACGAGCTCGAAACCCCCAGACACTCGCAACAACGCTTCACCGTCGGCTACTGA